One Anastrepha obliqua isolate idAnaObli1 chromosome 6, idAnaObli1_1.0, whole genome shotgun sequence DNA window includes the following coding sequences:
- the LOC129249982 gene encoding zinc finger BED domain-containing protein 4-like — protein sequence MLNACDILKIAHLPCVAHTLNLAVHDALMLKAEDGYLKPIITKCKNIVHFFKCSSIATEKLKEAQNTPTPLKLIQDMPTRWNSTYNMLERLLTLHDAAAIVLLAIGKAPPPLSADEKNCVREIENLLRPFNEATKTCCGNNVTLSLIIPIVYGLYQRMYEIKCQIETTEAITLCKNLIEGLRKRMFQYETRTAPRLGSLLDPRFKREGFISSSNAEQATIRLDNEVMSLLENEPPSSTNNAPPKSVSLFAFIEKKNAEKIKSKKADAIILRRQYLERENTAEDSNPLDFWKVIENDFFPLKKLASKYLCIPATSTESERVFSKAGLVITEKRSRIKEKNADMLIFLNKNTWIN from the exons ATGTTAAACGCATGtgatatattgaaaattgcacacTTACCTTGCGTTGCACATACTTTAAATCTCGCTGTGCACGACGCTTTGATGCTGAAGGCGGAGGATGGATATTTGAAGCCtattataacaaaatgtaaaaatattgtacacTTTTTCAAATGCAGTTCTATTGCGACTGAAAAATTGAAAGAAGCGCAAAATACACCAACACCATTGAAATTGATTCAGGATATGCCCACAAGATGGAACAGCACATATAATATGCTAGAGAGATTGTTAACTTTACACGATGCTGCCGCTATTGTTCTTTTAGCTATAGGTAAAGCTCCTCCACCTCTTTctgctgatgaaaaaaattgtgtacgcGAAATAGAAAATCTGCTTCGTCCTTTCAATGAAGCTACAAAAACTTGCTGTGGGAACAATGTCACCTTGTCTTTGATAATACCCATTGTGTATGGCCTGTATCAAAGGATGTATGAAATTAAATGCCAAATAGAAACAACTGAAGCCATAACTCTATGCAAAAACTTAATTGAAGGACTGAGAAAGCGAATGTTTCAATATGAAACACGAACTGCTCCACGATTGGGGTCACTTCTCGACCCTCGGTTCAAGCGTGAAGGATTTATTTCTAGCAGCAACGCAGAACAAGCAACCATTCGCTTAGATAATGAAGTTATGAGTCTTCTCGAAAATGAACCGCCATCTTCAACTAATAATGCACCACCAAAAAGTGTTTCTCTTTTCGCATTTATAGAGAAGAAAAATGCGGAGAAAATAAAGTCGAAGAAAGCGGATGCCATCATTCTCAGGCGTCAATATTtagaaagagaaaatacggcagaAGATTCAAATCCTTTAGATTTTTGGAAG gtaattgaaaatgatttttttcctttaaagaagttggcttcaaaatatttatgtataccggCCACATCAACTGAATCGGAAAGAGTTTTCAGTAAGGCCGGTTTAGTTATAACTGAAAAAAGAAGccgcataaaagaaaaaaatgcagatatgctaatttttttaaataaaaatacttggattaattaa
- the LOC129250848 gene encoding uncharacterized protein LOC129250848: MFHMQWKTSLHPTWTPKIVHSCTPITYLNEHRICHLEIGSLIDDQLRLETHALISKDLPTRPYEQDISNEIRKRFDHLVLADPLFTKASNVMLELGGDLYPKIIKSGIFHPDNGTVAAQNTTLGWILTGILN; encoded by the coding sequence ATGTTCCACATGCAATGGAAAACATCACTCCACCCTACATGGACACCCAAGATTGTACACTCATGTACACCGATAACATACCTAAACGAACACCGGATTTGCCATCTCGAAATCGGATCACTAATTGATGATCAATTGCGGCTTGAAACACACGCTTTGATATCAAAGGATTTACCCACACGACCCTATGAGCAGGACATAAGCAACGAGATTCGAAAACGTTTCGATCACTTAGTCCTAGCTGACCCATTATTCACGAAGGCAAGCAATGTAATGCTCGAACTTGGAGGCGACCTAtacccaaaaattataaaatccggCATATTTCATCCCGACAATGGCACAGTGGCCGCCCAAAACACCACATTAGGATGGATCTTAACCGGAATTTTAAACTAG